A portion of the Bdellovibrio bacteriovorus genome contains these proteins:
- the rpoN gene encoding RNA polymerase factor sigma-54: MALRQSMNLSQSLVITPQLQQAIKLLQMSRMELESAVRSELEENPILEEAEQLKEEDLQRTKEAATEVEAGGETSNDQISQDPQKQDEFEWESYIEANQKPPQSGMAGSEEIMNYENVITASQTLADHLYWQVKMNGFSEEEERAADALIGAIDDDGYIKVPLEQIAEEEKIDLGLLEDTLTLIHEFDPPGVGARDLKECLLVQAKHLEEDTHDLVNLINNHLKDLEKKNYEAIAKALGRDVEDVVEMCKIIYAMDPKPGRAFVSSDTHYVTPDVYVYKVGDDYVVSLNEDGLPRLKISNFYKNMLKGGKTTGDKTQDYIQEKLRSAVWLIKSIHQRQRTIYKVAESIVKHQRDFFEKGSEFLKPMVLRDIANDIGMHESTVSRVTTAKYVHTPQGIYELKYFFNSGISSSDGESLASESVKIKIKDLVGKEDPKNPLSDQKIVDLLKVEGIQIARRTVAKYRDMLKILPSSQRKKYF, encoded by the coding sequence ATGGCTCTTCGACAATCGATGAACCTGAGTCAATCTCTGGTCATCACGCCTCAGTTGCAACAAGCAATCAAGCTTTTGCAGATGTCGCGCATGGAATTAGAGTCCGCTGTTCGCTCTGAACTTGAAGAAAATCCTATCCTAGAAGAAGCCGAACAATTAAAAGAAGAAGATCTTCAACGTACCAAAGAAGCCGCCACCGAAGTTGAAGCGGGCGGTGAAACTAGCAACGACCAAATCTCTCAAGATCCGCAAAAACAAGACGAATTCGAGTGGGAATCCTACATCGAAGCCAATCAGAAACCTCCGCAATCTGGAATGGCCGGTTCGGAAGAGATCATGAATTATGAGAACGTCATCACGGCGTCTCAAACTTTGGCGGATCACCTTTATTGGCAAGTTAAAATGAACGGCTTTTCGGAAGAAGAAGAGCGCGCCGCCGATGCGCTTATCGGCGCGATAGACGATGATGGCTATATCAAAGTTCCGCTTGAGCAAATTGCCGAAGAAGAAAAAATTGACCTAGGTCTTTTAGAAGACACGCTGACTTTGATTCACGAATTTGATCCACCCGGCGTGGGCGCACGTGACCTTAAAGAATGTCTTTTGGTTCAGGCCAAACACTTAGAAGAAGACACGCACGATCTTGTTAACTTGATTAACAATCACTTAAAAGATCTAGAAAAGAAAAACTACGAAGCCATCGCAAAGGCTTTGGGCCGTGACGTCGAAGACGTGGTGGAGATGTGTAAAATCATTTATGCCATGGATCCGAAACCAGGCCGCGCTTTTGTTAGCAGCGACACACACTATGTAACCCCGGATGTTTACGTTTATAAAGTGGGCGACGATTATGTCGTTTCATTAAACGAAGATGGTTTGCCGCGTTTGAAGATTTCAAACTTCTATAAAAACATGCTTAAGGGCGGCAAAACCACGGGCGATAAAACGCAAGATTATATCCAAGAAAAGCTGCGTTCGGCGGTTTGGTTGATTAAATCCATCCATCAACGTCAACGTACTATTTACAAGGTTGCTGAATCCATTGTGAAGCACCAACGTGACTTCTTTGAAAAGGGTTCGGAGTTCTTAAAACCAATGGTTTTGAGAGATATCGCCAACGACATCGGCATGCATGAATCCACGGTTTCCCGTGTCACCACGGCGAAGTACGTGCATACCCCGCAAGGTATTTACGAGCTTAAATACTTCTTCAACTCTGGTATCAGTTCATCAGATGGTGAGTCGTTAGCCAGTGAGTCGGTGAAAATTAAAATCAAAGATTTGGTCGGTAAAGAAGATCCAAAAAATCCACTTTCAGACCAAAAGATCGTGGATCTTTTAAAAGTCGAAGGCATTCAGATCGCCCGCCGCACAGTCGCCAAGTACCGCGACATGCTAAAGATCTTGCCATCATCCCAACGTAAAAAATATTTCTAG
- a CDS encoding LysR family transcriptional regulator yields MKISHLGLQAFQQTATDLNITLAAENLGLTQSALSQRIAQLEDYLEISLFVREPRGLKLTEAGERLLRFASLNRSLEDELLTELNGAKGELAGTFRLAAYSSVLRSLVIPALADFLRKNPAVHIHFQSHEIADLPKALSTISADAIIMDYQWNKKGITETVLGYEEFVAIESASYETPTDVYLDHSPSDNATEEFFKNQPRAPKKIRRSFMGDVYGIIDGVEKGLGRAIMSRHLIQNHKHIRVLTGYNKYKRPITLHYFEQPYYSKLAQRIFAELEKNIKLG; encoded by the coding sequence ATGAAGATCTCTCACTTAGGCCTGCAGGCCTTTCAGCAGACGGCCACAGACCTAAATATCACTTTAGCCGCGGAAAATCTGGGACTCACTCAGTCCGCCCTTTCCCAACGTATTGCTCAGCTCGAGGACTATTTAGAAATCTCGCTTTTTGTCCGCGAACCTCGGGGACTTAAACTGACAGAGGCCGGGGAACGCCTTTTACGCTTTGCCAGCCTTAATCGCAGTCTTGAAGACGAACTTTTAACCGAACTCAATGGCGCCAAAGGCGAACTTGCCGGAACATTCCGTTTGGCGGCCTATTCTTCCGTCTTAAGGTCCTTAGTCATCCCCGCTCTGGCAGATTTCCTAAGAAAAAATCCCGCCGTACACATTCACTTTCAATCACACGAGATCGCGGATTTGCCCAAAGCTCTTTCCACCATCAGTGCCGACGCAATTATCATGGACTATCAATGGAACAAAAAGGGCATTACTGAAACCGTCTTAGGGTATGAAGAATTCGTGGCTATCGAAAGCGCCAGCTACGAAACACCGACGGACGTGTATTTGGATCACAGCCCCAGCGATAACGCGACAGAGGAGTTTTTTAAAAACCAGCCACGCGCACCGAAAAAAATCCGTCGTTCTTTTATGGGTGATGTTTATGGAATTATCGACGGCGTTGAAAAAGGCTTGGGTCGCGCCATCATGAGCCGTCATCTTATTCAAAACCATAAGCACATACGCGTCCTGACCGGATACAACAAGTACAAACGCCCCATCACTTTGCATTATTTTGAACAGCCTTATTATTCAAAGCTGGCCCAAAGAATTTTCGCCGAATTAGAAAAAAACATCAAATTAGGTTAA
- a CDS encoding c-type cytochrome: protein MQQKIYTSIIALILLIAVASSFGNSSSVIFASAESKNAELQPVYNEIRFFPGWDKDVWMMNQSHYGRFVESSKWDRLAIVVDKTVKPFTAKFYQLADGPLVWEEDLPLKKIEFSVSCMICHNNGPRALRALNADDKAPLNLQDKIRVAAWNLRIKTYGRIQYDPSHDVEDQKMKIPFRHKTPEAVQELKVATCLHCHNETGFFARGLLQRQQMATIESLVSRGEMPPLGFTLSDKEKQELQDFIRGF, encoded by the coding sequence ATGCAACAAAAAATATACACTTCCATAATAGCGCTTATTTTGCTGATCGCGGTGGCGAGTTCTTTCGGGAACTCGTCATCGGTGATCTTCGCTTCGGCAGAATCAAAAAATGCAGAGCTTCAGCCGGTTTATAATGAAATTCGATTTTTCCCTGGATGGGATAAAGATGTGTGGATGATGAACCAAAGTCACTATGGGCGATTTGTTGAAAGCAGTAAATGGGATCGACTGGCCATCGTGGTTGATAAAACGGTAAAACCCTTCACGGCAAAGTTTTATCAGTTGGCCGATGGTCCTTTGGTTTGGGAAGAGGATCTTCCCTTAAAGAAAATCGAATTCAGCGTTAGCTGCATGATTTGCCACAACAACGGCCCCCGGGCTTTGCGCGCTCTTAATGCAGACGACAAGGCGCCGTTAAATTTGCAGGATAAAATAAGAGTGGCGGCTTGGAATTTGAGGATTAAAACCTATGGCCGTATCCAATATGACCCTAGCCACGACGTGGAAGACCAAAAGATGAAAATCCCCTTCCGCCATAAAACGCCCGAAGCGGTTCAGGAACTTAAAGTGGCGACCTGTCTGCATTGCCACAATGAGACCGGATTTTTTGCCCGGGGTCTTTTGCAAAGACAGCAGATGGCGACCATTGAATCGCTGGTTTCCAGAGGTGAAATGCCGCCCTTGGGTTTCACGTTAAGTGATAAAGAAAAACAAGAACTGCAGGACTTTATTCGTGGCTTTTAG
- a CDS encoding DUF2177 family protein, which translates to MGSLKLFGIALVAVVIIDYIWLGFIAKDYYIRSYGDLARTVNGEFKPQIWAAVIVYFLLALGVTQFVIPLTTEASFLGTFLKGAFLGLIIYGVYDMTAMAVLRDWPLGNSIVDMIWGSFLCGTVTLITKTAQEYI; encoded by the coding sequence GTGGGCTCATTAAAACTTTTTGGTATCGCTTTAGTCGCCGTTGTTATTATTGATTACATTTGGTTGGGATTTATCGCCAAAGATTATTACATCCGCTCTTACGGAGATCTGGCACGCACGGTGAATGGAGAATTCAAACCACAAATCTGGGCCGCCGTGATCGTTTATTTTTTGCTGGCCTTAGGAGTCACCCAGTTTGTCATCCCGTTGACGACGGAGGCTTCTTTCTTAGGAACTTTTCTTAAGGGCGCCTTCTTAGGGTTAATTATTTACGGCGTTTACGATATGACCGCGATGGCCGTGCTTCGCGATTGGCCCTTGGGAAATTCAATCGTCGATATGATCTGGGGATCGTTTCTTTGCGGTACAGTCACGTTGATTACGAAAACGGCGCAGGAATATATCTAA